The DNA segment AAAATAACCAAGATACCGAAAGTGGTATCTTGGTTATTTTATTGATTATTTAAGTAAAATCCATTCTCCATCTTTTACTACAGCCATTACTAAGCTATCAGCCGTTAAACCATTATGATCTTTATCTGTGTAGTTAAATACACCAGTTGTCCCAACCCAATCGGTAACATCATTTTCTAAATAATCACGAATTGAATCACGATCAGTTGCTCCGCTTTGCAATGCGTCGATAACTAGCATCAAGTTATCATATCCGTATGAGCCGAAATTAGTTGGCTCACTGTCGTACTTATCTGTGTAATCCTTGTAAAAGGAAGAAATAACGTCATACTGGACATCGTCGGCTGAAATCTGACTCGGGAAGAGTAGCTTACCCGTTGGAATAATTACACCTTCAGCAGCATTCTCAGCCAATGTAATAAAGTTTTGATTTGCAATTCCGTGACTACCGATAATTGGTAAGTCGATACCTAATGCACGTGTGTTTTTGGCGATTACTGCTGGACCAGGGTTTGTACCCCAAACCAGAATCGCTTGTGCTTTTGCACTGTTAATTTTTGTGAGTTGCGCACTCATATCCGGATCTTTTGTGTTGTAGCTTTCTTTTGCTACGATTTCAATATTATATTCATCTGCAAGTGCTTCCATCTGTTCGAGTCCACTTGTACCAAATGCGTTCGAGTCAACAATAGTTCCAATCTTGTTGATTCCCTGCTCATTCATGTAAATATATACACGCTCAACCGCAAGTCTGTCAGATTGAGGCGTTTTGAATACCCATTTTGAATCTTCGACCGGTTCTACGATATGTGTACTTGCTGCCGCCGAAATCATTGGAACTTCCTGTTGCATAGCAATCCCTTTAATCGCAAGGCTTTCACCACTACCAGATGAACCAAGAAGTACAAGAACATCTTCATCATTGATCAAGCGATTTGCTTCCTGTGTCGCTTTTTCTTGAGTGGATTCATCATCAGCCATAACAATATTCAATGGTATTCCGTTTATGCCGCCATCGCTATTTATTTTCTCTTCTATTAATTTAGTGGCATTCCATTCAGGTTCGCCAAGTGGACTATTTGGTCCAGTTTTTGAGTAAATGACGCCAATTTTATATTCACTTACCTCTGATGAGTCTTCATCCCCGGTTTTCTCGTCTGCACCATCGCTACATGCTCCTAGAATAATTGTGACCATAATAGCCATAAGCAATGTTAAAAGTAATTTCTTCATTATATTTATCCCCCATTTTAGTTTACTGTGTGGCCAAGGTAAGCTTCTTTTACTTCAGGATCATTTAACAACTGTTTAGAGTTTCCGCTTTTGACAATCGTACCGTGGGAAATTACATATCCACGATCAGCAATTTTTAACGATGCCGTCACATTTTGTTCAATCAACAATACTGTCGTACCGAATTCAGCACGTAAATTCCTGACAAGTTCAAGTACATCTTTCGCAATTAGAGGTGCTAATCCGAGTGTAGGTTCATCAAGTAGAAGTAACTCCGGTTCAGACATTACTCCCCTTGCAATAGCAAGCATCTGCTGTTGCCCACCAGACATCGTTCCTCCTAACTGATCCTTCCTATCTTTTAAAATTGGAAATAAATTAAAAACTTTTTCAATATTATTTTCTATATTTTTCATCTTTGTTTTTTTACGATGATGATAAGCCCCTAAATATAAATTGTCTAGTACAGTCATCGTTGAAAATATTTGTCGGTGTTCAGGAACGTGCACAAGATGTTTTTCAACAACTTTTTCTGCTTCCATTCCAGTAATGTTATTACCCTGGTACAATATCTTACCTTCAGTAGGTTTTAAAAGTCCTGAAATCGTTTGCAATAATGTTGTTTTACCAGCTCCGTTTGCTCCGAGCAATGCAACTATTTCTCCTTTATTAACAGATAAAGAAATGTTATTTAACGCTTGAATAGGACCATAACTGGCCGATAGATCTATAACATCTATTAATTTACTTTTACTCATATCACCGCCTCCATAATTTCACTACTATCTATATCAGCACCTAAGTAGGCGGTAATCACGGCTTCATTCTCTTGGATTTCTTTCGGTGTTCCTTCGGCTATTTTCGTGCCTTGGTCTAAAACGATAATCTTCTCACAAATTCTCATAACAAGATCCATGTCATGCTCTACAACTAAAATTGTCACACCTGAATCACGCACTTTAGTAATTAATTCACTCATTTCCAGCGTCTCTTTATGATTCAGGCCAGCAGCTATTTCATCAAGTAATAGCAGTTTCGGCTGTGTGGCGAACGCTCTTGCAAATTCAAGTAGACGTAACTTTCCGAGTGATAAGCTAGCTGCCTTCTGATCAAAAAGGTTCTCTAGACCAAAAAATTCTAAATAACTCATGGCCTTGTCATATACTAGTTTCTCCTCACTTCTTGATCCCAGAAGAAGCGAGACCATTCCCGAAAAATTTGTCTTTGTTTGCATATGTTGACCAACCATTACATTCTCAATTACCGTCATACTTTTAAATACCTGTATATTTTGGAAAGTACGAGAAATTCCTAACGGCGCAACTTGATAAGCAGGTAATTTATCAATTCTATTCCCTAAAAATGTAATACTTCCAGTAGTAGGTTGATAAATAGATGAGATCATATTAAACATTGTGCTTTTTCCTGCACCGTTTGGACCTATTAGACCGACGATTTGCCCATCTTCAACCGTAAATGAAACTTCATTGTTTGCAACAATGCCACCAAACTTTTTTGTAATAGAGTCAATCTTTAACATCAAACCGCCTCGCTTTCATAACACTAGGTTTATCTAGTTTTATAGTAGACTTTTTTGATAATATTGAGTTAATCCAATCAGCTGCAGTAGGGAACAATCCCCGAGGTACAAAAATGACAACAAGCATTAAAATCAAGCCGTAAATGACATGTTCAAAGTCACTTGTAATGAAAGTAAACTGACCTCCAAGTATATGGACGACAATACCAATCATCTTAATTAGTAATGTACCA comes from the Paenisporosarcina antarctica genome and includes:
- a CDS encoding ABC transporter substrate-binding protein, whose product is MKKLLLTLLMAIMVTIILGACSDGADEKTGDEDSSEVSEYKIGVIYSKTGPNSPLGEPEWNATKLIEEKINSDGGINGIPLNIVMADDESTQEKATQEANRLINDEDVLVLLGSSGSGESLAIKGIAMQQEVPMISAAASTHIVEPVEDSKWVFKTPQSDRLAVERVYIYMNEQGINKIGTIVDSNAFGTSGLEQMEALADEYNIEIVAKESYNTKDPDMSAQLTKINSAKAQAILVWGTNPGPAVIAKNTRALGIDLPIIGSHGIANQNFITLAENAAEGVIIPTGKLLFPSQISADDVQYDVISSFYKDYTDKYDSEPTNFGSYGYDNLMLVIDALQSGATDRDSIRDYLENDVTDWVGTTGVFNYTDKDHNGLTADSLVMAVVKDGEWILLK
- a CDS encoding ABC transporter ATP-binding protein, whose translation is MSKSKLIDVIDLSASYGPIQALNNISLSVNKGEIVALLGANGAGKTTLLQTISGLLKPTEGKILYQGNNITGMEAEKVVEKHLVHVPEHRQIFSTMTVLDNLYLGAYHHRKKTKMKNIENNIEKVFNLFPILKDRKDQLGGTMSGGQQQMLAIARGVMSEPELLLLDEPTLGLAPLIAKDVLELVRNLRAEFGTTVLLIEQNVTASLKIADRGYVISHGTIVKSGNSKQLLNDPEVKEAYLGHTVN
- a CDS encoding ABC transporter ATP-binding protein, whose amino-acid sequence is MLKIDSITKKFGGIVANNEVSFTVEDGQIVGLIGPNGAGKSTMFNMISSIYQPTTGSITFLGNRIDKLPAYQVAPLGISRTFQNIQVFKSMTVIENVMVGQHMQTKTNFSGMVSLLLGSRSEEKLVYDKAMSYLEFFGLENLFDQKAASLSLGKLRLLEFARAFATQPKLLLLDEIAAGLNHKETLEMSELITKVRDSGVTILVVEHDMDLVMRICEKIIVLDQGTKIAEGTPKEIQENEAVITAYLGADIDSSEIMEAVI